The following nucleotide sequence is from Pseudomonas sessilinigenes.
AAGTCGTTGTGCACCTGGATGCGTTGCAGGCGTATCGGTGCCTGGAACACCTTGATCTGTTGTGCGTGCTTGTGGCTGGCCGAGGCTTGCTCGACATACACCAGGATATTGTTGGCGCTGTCCTGGACTTCCAGGAAGTGCACGTGAGGCGTGGCCAGGGTCGCCTGTAACAGGGCCTCCAGGCCTTCGTTGTTACCCGAGATCACCCCGTACTCGGTGGCCGGGGCCAATTGGTTGGCGATCAACTGGCCGGTATGGTTCAGCTCCTGGTGCAGGTCCTGGATGCGCACGAAAGTGAAGAAACTGATCAACAACAAGGTCAGGAGCAGGGCAGGGCCCAGGCTGATGAGCTGCGTGCGGGTCTGGATGTCCCAACGGCGACGCACTGTCATGGGCGTTTCTCTCCTTCGCTCAACTGGCGTGCGACGGCCTGGGCATCGACTTCCTCGATGCCCAGGGAGCGTGCCACCTGAGGGTTGCTCAATACTTTGAAGGCCGCCGGGTACAGCGAGCGGGGCCAATGTGCCGGTGGTTGGTCCAGTAGCTTGTCCAGGGTTTGCAACCAGTCTTGCTGGTCGCTGTAGGTGCTGGCCAGGCTACCGGCCCTGACGAAGCCCGCGTTCGGGCCGATCAGGGCTTGTTGTCGGGCGTAGCTGCTGAGCAGCAGGTTCTTCACGGTCTTGGGGTTGTACAGGCTGGGGTCGTCCAGGCCCAGCAGAACCTCGCTGTTGCGCAGGACTGCCTGCAGCGGCCGGCTGTCGCCGATGTTGTCCCAGGATTCGGCGATGATCTCCAGCTCCAGGCTGCGTGCTGCCAGGCGCAGTTCCTCGAGCAGGAACTGGCTGTCCTGGCCATACAGCACTCCCACGCGGCGGACCTGGGGTAGCACACTGCGGATCAAGCGCAACTGGCGCGCCAGGGGCGGGTCGCTCCAGAGCAGGCTGAGCCTGGCGCGTGGGGCCCCCTGCAAGCGCTGCTCGGCTTGCAGGCGGCTGATGCGCAAGACCAGGGTCGCCGGTCCCAGGGGCTCCTGCAGGCGCCAATCGAGGCTTTGCGGGTCCAGCAGGACCAGGCGTATGCCCCCGGGCAATTGCCCTGGCGCCGGTAGCTGTGCCAACGGTACGAAATGCACCTGGTCCTGGGGACGCAGGCTGGCCAGCTCCTGGGTAAAGGTGCGCACCCCTTCACTATCCTCGCTGGCGGTCAGCAAGACCTCGGCGGCGCGCAATGGGACGCACAGCAGCAGTCCCAGCAGGGCCAGGCCCCAACCCAGGCGACGCGCGCTGTACCGGCCCGTGCGCAGCAGCACCATGCTAGAACTCCAGCTCGGCGCTGACATAGGCTACGTGCCGCGAGTCGTAGCGGTTATCGGCGAAGGTGGTGGGCTGGTGGTCGAGCCGTTGCTGCAGGGTGCCGGCCAGTTCCAGGTTGGCCCGGCCCAGGGCCAGCCGCTTGGCGATACGGGTATCGATCCGTTGGAAGCGATACCCGTTGAGGGCGTCGCTCCCATAGTAGAAGAGCGAACTGGACCAACCCTGGCCCCAGTTGCGCAGCCAGCCGGCAGAACCACTGTTGGTGGCGCTCAGGCGCCGGTCCAGGCGGTTGCTGGCCTGGGCATGGACGTAGGCGTAGGTCAGGCGCAGGCGATCATTGCGGTCCAGTTGCCAGTCCAACTGGCTTTCGGTCCCGGAGAAACGTGCCGAGTTGCTGTTGCTGGCGATGTACTGGTTATTGCGCAGCGGCTCGCTGATCATCCGGCTGATCTCGTCGTAGAACAGCTTGATGTCGAGGTTCAGCGCCTGATCGACGAAGTAGCCGTTGTAGCCCAGCTCCCGCGAGCGCATGCGTTCCTGGTCAAGATTGCCCGGGCCTCGGGTCTTGACGAAGTACTGGGCGCTGTTCTGGCCGTAGACCGGGCGATCCAGGCCGGTGACCCGGTAGCTCCAGTTGACGTTGTTCTCGAACATGTCCGGGGACCGGACGGCCTCGGAATACACCGCCCGCAGGCCATGGCGCGGGTTGATCAGGTAGTTGGCCGCGATCCTGGGTGTCAGGGAGTGGCCAGTCAACTGGGAGTCTTCGTACATGGCCCCGCCCTGGATCAACCAATGCTCGCTGGCCCGCCACTCCAACTGGCCGAAGAGGCGCCAGGTGGAGTCGTCGAGCGTGCCGTTGAAGTAGGTCTGCGAGTCGGCACGGTCATAACGATAGTTCATGCCGCTGACCAGCCGCAGGTTGTCGGCCAGGCTCAGGGTGTCCTGCAGCTCCAGGTCGTAGCGGGTTTCCCGCGAGCTCTGGTCGATAAGGCCGCAGACGGTGCTTTTACCTTCCTTTCTCCATTGGGAGAGAACCTGCTCAGCGATGGCTTGCTCTGCCTCCGTGCTTGCAGGAGGGGCTTTGTCCTCGCTGAAATCCTTTATGCCTCGGGCCAGACGCTCGGCATAGTTCGGGTTGAGTTGCCACAGGCGTGTCAGTTCGGGGCTGAAGGAGATGGCCGCATCGCAGGCTCTCCAGGTTTTCTGGCGATCCCAGTGTTGGGCCGAGCCTTGGATATACAGGCTGTGCCGTGGATCGATATCCAGGTTCCAGCGCAGGGAACCGGCGTAGTCCTTGGCGACTACATCGGAGTTGTTGCCTTGCTGGGAGACGCCATAGAACACCGGCCGATAGGTATAAGGCTGCTGGTTACTGCCTTCCTTGGCATTGAACTGCCAGTCGAGGCTCTGTCGCTCATCGAGCATCTGGTTCACCGACAGGCCGATGCGGTTCAGGCGCTTGCTGTCGCGATAGTCCGATCCGTCAAGGCGCCTGTCGAAACCGTCATCCTCCTGCCCGGACATCGACAGGCGCAGGTCGCCGCCGTCCCAGCCCGTGCCCTGGCTGGCGTACCAGTCGCTGATGCCGCGTTGGCCGCGGGTCACCTTGAACCGGGTGCCATGGCTGTTGGCTGGCGAGCGGGTGATGATGTTGACCACCGCCATCAGGGCGTTGGCGCCGTAGCTGACGGTATTGGGGCCGCGAAATACCTCGATGCGCTCGATATCCTCCATGGCCACCGGGATATCGCTCCAGTCCACCGTGGCCAGACCCGGTCGGTAGACCGAGCGGCCATCGATCAGCACCTGCATGCGCCGGGCCTCGCTGGCGTTGGTGCCGTGGTAGTTGACCGTGGCCTGGTTGCCACTGATGGCGCCGACCATCATGCCCGGCACCAGGCGCAGCAGTTCACTGATCTCCCGGGCACCGCTGGCCCTGATCAGTTCGTTGTCGAGTACCGTCATGCTGCCGGGGACCGCTGCTGGCGACTGCTTCAGACGAGTGGCGGTCAGCACCTGGGGCAGGCTGGTCTCATCGACGAACAGATCTTCGGCCTGCGCCGGATGGCCAAGCAGCAGGCCCAGCAGCAGTGGCAGGCGAATAGAGGGGGGACCAGCGGACACGGCGCAGCCTTGAATCTTGAAAGATGGCGCGCATGTTAACCGAGACGCTCGAGTTTTCCAGTCGCTGTGCCTGGCAAGCGCCCAGTGCCCGCGCGGGTTTGCGACAGATCGTCGGAATGGTTGCCGGGGCTGGTGGTGCAGTGGCCGCTCCGTATAATGCCGCCATCGCCACTGCTATGGATAAACGGATTGCATATGACACAACAGCGCCCTATTGCGGTCCTGGGAGGCGGTAGTTTCGGTACCGCCGTGGCCAATCTGCTGGCCGAGAACGGCCAGGCAGTGCGCCAGTGGATGCGTGATCCCGAACAGGCCGAGGCCATTCGGCTCAATCGCGAGAATCCGCGTTATCTCAAAGGCATCAAGATCCATCCCGCGGTGGAGCCGGTCACCGACCTGCTGGCCACCCTGAGCGACAGCGAACTGTGCTTCGTCGCCTTGCCCTCCAGCGCCTTGCGCGCCGTGCTGGCCCCCCATGCGCAGCTGTTGGGCGGCAAGATGCTGGTCAGCCTGACCAAGGGCATCGAGGCCCAGACCTTCAAGCTGATGAGCGAGATCCTCGAAGACATCGCCCCCCAGGCGCGGATCGGGGTGCTGTCGGGGCCCAATCTGGCGCGCGAAGTGGCCGAGCACGCCCTGACCGCCACGGTGGTCGCCAGCGAGGACGAACAGCTGTGCCAGCAGGTCCAGGCCGTGTTGCATGGGCGGACCTTCCGGGTCTATGCCAGTGCTGATCGCTTCGGCGTCGAGCTGGGCGGCGCCTTGAAGAACGTCTACGCAATCATCGCCGGCATGGCGGTCGCCCTGGGCATGGGCGAAAACACCAAGAGCATGCTGATCACCCGGGCCCTGGCGGAAATGACCCGTTTTGCCGTGAGCCAGGGAGCCAATCCGATGACGTTCCTGGGCCTGGCCGGGGTGGGCGACTTGATCGTCACCTGTTCCTCGCCCAAGAGCCGCAACTACCAGGTGGGTTTCGCCCTGGGCCAGGGCTTGAGCCTGGACGAGGCGGTGACCCGCCTGGGCGAAGTGGCGGAGGGCGTCAATACTCTCAAGGTGCTCAAGGCCAAGGCCCAGGAGCTGGGCGTCTACATGCCGCTGGTGGCCGGCCTGCATGCGATCCTGTTCGAAGGCCGGACGCTGAACCAGGTGATCGAGCTGTTGATGCGCGGCGAA
It contains:
- a CDS encoding NAD(P)H-dependent glycerol-3-phosphate dehydrogenase translates to MTQQRPIAVLGGGSFGTAVANLLAENGQAVRQWMRDPEQAEAIRLNRENPRYLKGIKIHPAVEPVTDLLATLSDSELCFVALPSSALRAVLAPHAQLLGGKMLVSLTKGIEAQTFKLMSEILEDIAPQARIGVLSGPNLAREVAEHALTATVVASEDEQLCQQVQAVLHGRTFRVYASADRFGVELGGALKNVYAIIAGMAVALGMGENTKSMLITRALAEMTRFAVSQGANPMTFLGLAGVGDLIVTCSSPKSRNYQVGFALGQGLSLDEAVTRLGEVAEGVNTLKVLKAKAQELGVYMPLVAGLHAILFEGRTLNQVIELLMRGEPKTDVDFISTSGFN
- a CDS encoding TonB-dependent receptor plug domain-containing protein, whose product is MSAGPPSIRLPLLLGLLLGHPAQAEDLFVDETSLPQVLTATRLKQSPAAVPGSMTVLDNELIRASGAREISELLRLVPGMMVGAISGNQATVNYHGTNASEARRMQVLIDGRSVYRPGLATVDWSDIPVAMEDIERIEVFRGPNTVSYGANALMAVVNIITRSPANSHGTRFKVTRGQRGISDWYASQGTGWDGGDLRLSMSGQEDDGFDRRLDGSDYRDSKRLNRIGLSVNQMLDERQSLDWQFNAKEGSNQQPYTYRPVFYGVSQQGNNSDVVAKDYAGSLRWNLDIDPRHSLYIQGSAQHWDRQKTWRACDAAISFSPELTRLWQLNPNYAERLARGIKDFSEDKAPPASTEAEQAIAEQVLSQWRKEGKSTVCGLIDQSSRETRYDLELQDTLSLADNLRLVSGMNYRYDRADSQTYFNGTLDDSTWRLFGQLEWRASEHWLIQGGAMYEDSQLTGHSLTPRIAANYLINPRHGLRAVYSEAVRSPDMFENNVNWSYRVTGLDRPVYGQNSAQYFVKTRGPGNLDQERMRSRELGYNGYFVDQALNLDIKLFYDEISRMISEPLRNNQYIASNSNSARFSGTESQLDWQLDRNDRLRLTYAYVHAQASNRLDRRLSATNSGSAGWLRNWGQGWSSSLFYYGSDALNGYRFQRIDTRIAKRLALGRANLELAGTLQQRLDHQPTTFADNRYDSRHVAYVSAELEF
- a CDS encoding ABC transporter substrate-binding protein; the protein is MVLLRTGRYSARRLGWGLALLGLLLCVPLRAAEVLLTASEDSEGVRTFTQELASLRPQDQVHFVPLAQLPAPGQLPGGIRLVLLDPQSLDWRLQEPLGPATLVLRISRLQAEQRLQGAPRARLSLLWSDPPLARQLRLIRSVLPQVRRVGVLYGQDSQFLLEELRLAARSLELEIIAESWDNIGDSRPLQAVLRNSEVLLGLDDPSLYNPKTVKNLLLSSYARQQALIGPNAGFVRAGSLASTYSDQQDWLQTLDKLLDQPPAHWPRSLYPAAFKVLSNPQVARSLGIEEVDAQAVARQLSEGEKRP